The Pseudomonas fluorescens genome includes a window with the following:
- the fliP gene encoding flagellar type III secretion system pore protein FliP (The bacterial flagellar biogenesis protein FliP forms a type III secretion system (T3SS)-type pore required for flagellar assembly.) yields the protein MPLRILLALALMLAAPLAFAADPLSIPAITLGTNAEGAQEYSVSLQILLIMTALSFIPAFVMLMTSFTRIIIVFSILRQALGLQQTPSNQILTGMALFLTMFIMAPVFDRVNQDALQPYLAEKITAQDAVAKAEVPIKDFMLAQTRSSDLELFMRLSKRTDIPSADQAPLTILVPAFVTSELKTAFQIGFMIFIPFLIIDLVVASILMAMGMMMLSPLIISLPFKIMLFVLVDGWALIIGTLAGSFGGV from the coding sequence ATGCCATTGCGCATTCTGTTGGCATTGGCCTTGATGCTGGCCGCACCGTTGGCGTTCGCCGCCGATCCGCTGTCGATCCCGGCGATCACCCTCGGAACCAACGCCGAAGGGGCCCAGGAATACTCGGTCAGCCTGCAGATCCTGCTGATCATGACCGCGCTGAGCTTCATCCCGGCGTTCGTCATGCTGATGACCAGCTTCACCCGGATCATCATTGTCTTTTCGATCCTGCGCCAGGCCCTGGGCCTGCAACAGACCCCCTCGAACCAGATCCTCACCGGTATGGCGCTGTTTTTGACCATGTTCATCATGGCGCCGGTGTTCGACCGGGTGAACCAGGATGCGCTGCAACCTTACCTGGCAGAAAAAATCACCGCCCAGGATGCCGTGGCCAAGGCTGAAGTGCCGATCAAGGATTTCATGCTGGCCCAGACCCGCAGCAGCGACCTGGAGCTGTTCATGCGCCTGTCCAAGCGCACCGATATCCCCAGTGCCGACCAGGCGCCGCTGACCATCCTGGTGCCAGCGTTCGTGACCTCTGAACTCAAGACCGCGTTCCAGATCGGCTTCATGATTTTCATCCCGTTCCTGATCATTGACCTGGTGGTCGCCAGTATCCTGATGGCCATGGGCATGATGATGCTCTCTCCGCTGATCATTTCCCTGCCGTTCAAGATCATGCTGTTTGTGCTGGTGGATGGCTGGGCGCTGATCATCGGTACCCTGGCGGGCAGTTTCGGCGGTGTTTAG
- the fliO gene encoding flagellar biosynthetic protein FliO, translated as MLPLSVLAAEPVATAAAAPVAGSGIAGQLAQLVLGLLLVLGLIFFLAWLLRRVQQAGPAGKGQVIDIVGSRALGPRDRLVLVQVGNEQILLGLSPGTITALHVLKEPVQVPSAEQASPEFAQRLMELLGKDQKDKK; from the coding sequence ATGCTGCCATTGAGTGTGCTGGCGGCCGAACCGGTTGCCACGGCCGCCGCTGCGCCGGTAGCAGGCAGTGGTATCGCCGGGCAATTGGCGCAGTTGGTGCTCGGCTTGCTGCTGGTTCTGGGCTTGATCTTCTTTCTCGCCTGGTTGTTGCGGCGTGTGCAGCAGGCGGGGCCGGCTGGCAAGGGGCAGGTCATCGACATCGTCGGTTCCCGCGCGCTCGGACCGCGCGACCGGCTGGTGCTGGTACAGGTCGGTAACGAGCAGATCCTGCTCGGCTTGAGCCCGGGTACCATCACCGCCTTGCACGTCCTCAAGGAGCCGGTGCAGGTGCCCTCCGCCGAGCAGGCCAGCCCCGAATTTGCCCAGCGCCTCATGGAACTGTTGGGTAAAGACCAGAAGGATAAAAAGTAA
- the fliQ gene encoding flagellar biosynthesis protein FliQ, with product MTPEVAVDLFREALWLTTIMVAILVIPSLLVGLLVAMFQAATQINEQTLSFLPRLLVMLVTLIVAGPWLVQTFMEYILQLYGSIPQLIG from the coding sequence ATGACGCCTGAAGTAGCGGTAGACCTGTTCCGTGAAGCACTCTGGCTGACGACCATAATGGTTGCCATCCTGGTGATCCCCAGTCTGCTGGTGGGGTTGCTGGTGGCAATGTTCCAGGCCGCGACCCAGATCAACGAACAGACCTTGAGCTTCCTGCCGCGCCTGCTGGTGATGCTGGTGACGCTGATCGTTGCTGGCCCCTGGCTGGTACAAACCTTCATGGAATACATCCTGCAGCTGTATGGCAGTATTCCGCAGTTGATCGGCTGA
- the flhB gene encoding flagellar biosynthesis protein FlhB, whose product MAESESGQDKTEDPTEKRLRESREKGEIARSKELNTLAVMLAGAGGLLIYGGGLALDLLEIMRLNFSLPREVLLSPGAMGQYLLHSGKIAILSVQPVLLFLLLAAIIGPISLGGWLFAGKSLAPKFSRMNPAAGIKRMFSTTALMELLKAFGKFLLILFVALTVLQSDIDDLLRIAHEPLEQAIIHSVQLVGWSTLWMACGLILIAAIDVPIQLYQSKQKLMMTKQEIRDEHKDQEGKPEVKQRIRQLQREVSQRRMMAAIPDADVVITNPTHYAVALKYDPEKGNAPVLLAKGSDFLALKIREIAVANEVMLLESPALARSIYYSTELDQEIPGGLYLAVAQVLAYVYQIRQHRAGKGKRPEPLKDLPIPPDLRRDS is encoded by the coding sequence ATGGCCGAGAGCGAGAGTGGTCAGGACAAGACAGAAGACCCCACGGAAAAACGCCTGCGCGAGTCCCGGGAAAAGGGTGAGATTGCCCGATCCAAGGAGCTCAACACGCTGGCGGTGATGCTGGCCGGGGCGGGTGGGTTGCTGATTTATGGTGGTGGGTTGGCTTTGGACTTGCTGGAAATCATGCGGCTGAATTTCTCCCTGCCCCGTGAAGTGCTGCTGAGTCCGGGAGCGATGGGGCAGTATCTGCTGCACTCGGGGAAAATTGCGATTCTGTCGGTACAGCCAGTCCTGCTCTTCTTGTTGTTGGCTGCCATCATCGGCCCTATTTCCCTCGGTGGCTGGCTGTTCGCCGGCAAGAGCTTGGCCCCTAAATTCAGTCGGATGAATCCGGCCGCCGGCATCAAACGTATGTTTTCTACTACGGCGCTGATGGAGCTGCTCAAGGCTTTTGGGAAATTCCTGCTGATTCTGTTTGTGGCGCTCACCGTCTTGCAGTCCGACATTGACGACCTGTTGCGCATCGCCCATGAGCCTCTGGAGCAGGCCATTATCCATAGTGTGCAGCTGGTGGGCTGGAGCACATTGTGGATGGCCTGCGGCCTGATCCTGATCGCCGCCATCGACGTGCCGATCCAGCTGTATCAGAGCAAGCAGAAGTTGATGATGACCAAGCAGGAGATACGCGACGAGCACAAGGACCAGGAGGGCAAGCCGGAGGTCAAGCAGCGGATCCGTCAGTTGCAGCGCGAGGTGTCCCAGCGGCGGATGATGGCGGCGATCCCCGACGCCGATGTGGTCATCACCAACCCGACTCACTACGCCGTTGCCCTCAAGTACGACCCCGAGAAAGGCAACGCTCCGGTGTTGCTGGCCAAGGGCAGTGACTTCCTGGCACTGAAAATCCGTGAAATCGCCGTGGCCAATGAAGTGATGTTGCTCGAATCCCCGGCCCTGGCGCGATCGATTTACTACTCCACCGAACTCGATCAGGAAATCCCTGGCGGCCTGTACCTGGCTGTGGCCCAAGTGCTGGCCTACGTCTACCAGATCCGCCAACACCGCGCCGGCAAGGGCAAACGCCCCGAGCCACTCAAGGATTTGCCGATTCCGCCGGATTTGCGACGGGATTCCTGA
- the fliN gene encoding flagellar motor switch protein FliN, with translation MADDMNTQDDQALADEWAAALEETGDAGQADIDALLAADTGAHASSRLQMEEFGSVPKSHEPVTLDGPNLDVILDIPVSISMEVGSTDINIRNLLQLNQGSVIELDRLAGEPLDVLVNGTLIAHGEVVVVNEKFGIRLTDVISPSERIKKLR, from the coding sequence GCTGACGATATGAATACCCAGGATGACCAGGCGCTGGCCGACGAATGGGCCGCGGCCCTGGAAGAAACCGGCGATGCCGGGCAAGCCGACATCGACGCCTTGCTGGCCGCCGACACTGGCGCCCATGCGTCCAGTCGCCTGCAGATGGAAGAATTTGGCAGCGTGCCGAAGAGTCATGAGCCGGTGACGCTCGATGGTCCGAACCTGGATGTGATCCTCGATATCCCGGTGTCGATCTCCATGGAAGTGGGCAGCACCGACATCAACATCCGCAACCTGCTGCAGCTCAACCAGGGTTCGGTGATCGAACTGGACCGCCTGGCCGGCGAGCCGCTCGACGTACTGGTCAACGGCACCTTGATCGCCCATGGCGAAGTGGTGGTGGTCAATGAGAAGTTCGGCATTCGCCTGACGGACGTGATCAGCCCGAGCGAACGCATCAAGAAGTTGCGCTGA
- the fliR gene encoding flagellar biosynthetic protein FliR, whose protein sequence is MSMLALTDTQISTWVASFILPLFRVTAVLMSMPVFGTTLVPTRVRLYFALAITVVIAPGLPPMPPVNALDLSGLMLIAEQILIGALMGFSLQLFFQAFVVAGQIISIQMGMAFASMIDPTNGVNTAVIGQFLTMLVTLLFLAMNGHLVVFEVLTESFTTMPVGSALLVNHFWEIAGKLGWVLGAAMVLVLPAITALLIVNIAFGVMTRAAPQLNIFSIGFPLTLVLGMVIFWVSLGDILNQYQPLATQALQLLRDMAQAR, encoded by the coding sequence ATGTCGATGCTCGCGCTGACGGACACCCAGATCAGTACCTGGGTGGCGTCGTTCATCCTGCCGCTGTTTCGCGTCACCGCGGTGCTGATGAGCATGCCGGTCTTCGGTACGACCCTGGTGCCGACCCGCGTGCGGCTGTATTTCGCCTTGGCCATCACGGTGGTCATTGCGCCTGGGTTACCACCGATGCCGCCGGTCAATGCCTTGGATCTCAGCGGCCTGATGTTGATCGCCGAGCAGATCCTCATCGGCGCCTTGATGGGGTTTTCGCTGCAGCTGTTCTTCCAGGCCTTCGTGGTGGCCGGGCAAATCATCTCGATCCAGATGGGCATGGCCTTCGCGTCCATGATCGACCCTACCAACGGCGTCAACACGGCGGTGATCGGTCAGTTCCTGACGATGCTGGTGACTCTGTTGTTCCTCGCCATGAACGGGCATCTGGTGGTGTTCGAGGTGTTGACCGAGAGTTTCACCACGATGCCGGTGGGCAGTGCGTTGCTGGTCAATCATTTCTGGGAAATCGCCGGCAAGCTCGGCTGGGTCCTGGGTGCGGCGATGGTGCTGGTATTGCCGGCAATCACCGCGTTGCTGATCGTCAACATCGCGTTTGGCGTGATGACCCGCGCGGCGCCGCAGTTGAATATTTTCTCCATTGGTTTCCCGCTCACCCTTGTGCTGGGCATGGTGATTTTCTGGGTCAGCCTGGGGGATATCCTCAACCAGTATCAGCCGCTGGCCACCCAGGCCTTGCAGCTTTTACGCGACATGGCACAGGCGCGCTGA